One Candidatus Culexarchaeum yellowstonense genomic region harbors:
- the porA gene encoding pyruvate ferredoxin oxidoreductase: protein MNKIIMGLNGNEAIAFAVKQCDVDLVSAYPITPQTIIVEKFSEFVADGEVKCSFVPVESEHSALSVCVGAAALGARTFTATSSQGLALMWEILYIASGLRLPIVMAVVNRALSAPINIHCDHSDSMGCRDSCWIQMYCEDAQEAYDTIIQAFRIAEHEDVQLPVMVTIDGFTISHTLQRVEVLPDDVVRRFVGVRKPVEIEVPGMGKVPMILDPEKPLTFGSLDLYDYYFEHKVQQHEAIEKSRSVIREIHDEYYGISGRRYGDGFIDGYGLDDAELAVIVLGSTAGTVRSIVKKLRGSGKKVGVLRLRTFRPFPYREIVDALKDVEVIGVMDRSGAYGGIGGPVFVETLAAFYNSKRKPKIVNYIYGLGGRDTPPALIEKMFEELPKLEGGEVKFLGVR, encoded by the coding sequence ATGAATAAGATTATTATGGGGCTTAATGGTAATGAGGCTATAGCCTTCGCTGTTAAGCAATGTGATGTCGATCTTGTATCAGCATATCCAATAACTCCGCAGACCATAATAGTTGAAAAATTCTCAGAATTTGTTGCCGATGGTGAAGTTAAATGCTCTTTCGTCCCAGTGGAATCTGAGCATTCAGCATTAAGCGTTTGCGTGGGTGCTGCAGCTCTTGGTGCAAGAACCTTCACAGCCACATCTTCACAGGGTTTGGCTTTAATGTGGGAAATACTATACATAGCTTCTGGACTTAGGCTTCCAATAGTTATGGCTGTTGTTAATAGAGCATTGTCTGCACCAATAAACATACATTGTGATCATAGTGATAGCATGGGATGTAGGGATTCCTGTTGGATACAGATGTACTGTGAAGATGCTCAAGAAGCCTACGATACTATAATTCAAGCCTTCAGGATAGCTGAACATGAGGATGTTCAATTACCAGTGATGGTGACGATAGATGGCTTCACGATTAGTCATACGTTGCAAAGGGTTGAGGTGCTTCCAGATGATGTTGTGAGACGATTTGTTGGTGTGAGGAAGCCTGTGGAGATAGAGGTTCCAGGGATGGGGAAGGTTCCAATGATTCTAGATCCCGAAAAGCCACTGACATTTGGTTCGCTGGATCTATATGACTACTACTTTGAGCATAAGGTTCAGCAACATGAAGCTATAGAGAAGTCTAGATCTGTTATAAGAGAGATCCATGATGAATATTATGGTATTAGTGGTAGAAGGTATGGGGATGGATTTATAGATGGATATGGTTTAGATGATGCTGAATTGGCAGTTATAGTTTTAGGGTCTACGGCTGGAACCGTTAGAAGTATTGTTAAAAAACTTAGAGGTAGCGGTAAGAAGGTTGGTGTGCTTAGACTCAGAACTTTTAGACCATTTCCATACAGGGAGATTGTTGACGCTTTAAAGGATGTTGAAGTTATTGGTGTTATGGATAGGAGTGGAGCTTATGGCGGTATAGGAGGTCCTGTTTTCGTTGAAACTCTAGCAGCATTCTACAACAGTAAAAGGAAACCTAAAATTGTCAATTACATATATGGCTTGGGAGGCAGAGATACGCCGCCAGCTTTAATTGAAAAGATGTTTGAGGAATTGCCAAAATTGGAAGGTGGGGAAGTCAAATTCTTGGGGGTGAGGTGA
- a CDS encoding 4Fe-4S binding protein, with protein MSELKGWREIPIGGVAWKLSIENKTGDWSPFKPKIDQTKCTKCLICWILCPDMAMEWDGEKVREKHDYCKGCGICANECPVKCISMVRG; from the coding sequence TTGAGTGAACTTAAAGGTTGGAGGGAGATACCTATAGGTGGAGTTGCCTGGAAGCTTTCCATTGAAAATAAAACTGGAGATTGGTCTCCCTTTAAACCGAAGATAGATCAAACTAAATGTACTAAGTGTTTAATATGCTGGATCCTTTGTCCAGATATGGCCATGGAGTGGGATGGTGAGAAGGTTCGTGAGAAACATGATTACTGTAAAGGGTGCGGCATATGTGCCAATGAATGCCCGGTCAAATGTATTAGCATGGTTAGGGGGTGA
- a CDS encoding 2-oxoacid:acceptor oxidoreductase family protein, protein MLELVWYGRGGQGAWTASNILAQAALKEGKYAQSFPTFGPERMGAPVMAFTRISDEPIELHCNIYEPDVVVVLDDSLLQSLNVTEGLKSEGKVIINSKEDPRNIIKMLRISGRQTVYTTPATEIALEILGRPITNTAMIGGLLRAVEVVSLDSVKEVLRERFSAKVAELNIKVVERAYSETRGVGGVE, encoded by the coding sequence ATGTTGGAGTTGGTATGGTATGGTAGGGGTGGACAGGGCGCTTGGACTGCAAGTAACATACTTGCTCAAGCGGCTTTGAAGGAGGGTAAGTATGCGCAATCTTTTCCAACATTTGGTCCTGAGAGGATGGGTGCTCCTGTGATGGCATTCACAAGGATTAGTGATGAGCCCATCGAGTTGCACTGTAACATATATGAGCCTGACGTGGTCGTGGTCTTAGATGATTCATTATTGCAATCATTGAATGTAACGGAGGGGTTGAAAAGCGAGGGGAAGGTTATAATTAATTCAAAGGAGGATCCTAGAAATATCATCAAAATGCTAAGGATATCTGGTAGACAGACTGTGTATACTACTCCAGCCACTGAAATAGCATTGGAAATTCTGGGGAGACCAATAACCAATACTGCCATGATTGGTGGCCTTCTCAGAGCCGTGGAAGTTGTGAGTTTAGATAGTGTTAAAGAGGTTTTGAGGGAGAGATTCTCAGCTAAAGTTGCTGAATTAAATATTAAAGTTGTAGAGAGAGCTTATTCTGAGACTAGGGGGGTGGGTGGAGTTGAGTGA
- a CDS encoding 30S ribosomal protein S7: MSAQQTEIKLFDRWSYDDVEVKDPGLRRYICLKPVYIPHTGGRHEHKKFGKAEVPIVERLINKLMRPGKNMGKKHLATNIVKQAFEIIHLSTGENPIQVLVRAIENSAPREETTRIMYGGIVYHQSVDVSPLRRLNLALKFITEGARSAAFGNPKSIEEALAEEIIKAAKSDPSSYAIQKKEEIERIALASR, translated from the coding sequence TTGAGTGCACAACAAACAGAAATAAAGCTCTTCGACAGGTGGAGTTATGATGATGTAGAGGTAAAAGATCCAGGGCTGAGAAGGTACATATGTTTAAAGCCAGTCTACATTCCACATACTGGAGGTAGGCATGAGCATAAGAAATTCGGAAAAGCAGAGGTACCGATAGTTGAAAGATTAATAAATAAATTGATGAGACCAGGTAAGAACATGGGTAAGAAGCATCTTGCAACAAACATAGTTAAACAAGCCTTTGAAATAATACATTTAAGCACAGGTGAAAATCCAATACAGGTATTGGTTAGAGCTATAGAGAATTCAGCCCCAAGAGAAGAGACCACAAGAATAATGTATGGTGGAATAGTCTACCATCAATCAGTAGATGTATCACCACTCAGAAGACTAAACCTAGCATTAAAGTTCATAACTGAAGGTGCGAGAAGTGCAGCTTTTGGAAACCCAAAAAGCATAGAAGAAGCTCTAGCTGAAGAAATTATAAAAGCAGCTAAATCAGATCCATCATCATACGCTATACAGAAGAAGGAGGAAATAGAAAGGATAGCTTTAGCTTCAAGGTAA
- the tuf gene encoding translation elongation factor EF-1 subunit alpha, with product MSEKPHLNIVVIGHVDHGKSTTMGHLLYLTGNIDQRTMKAIEEESEKMGKGSFKFAWVMDKLKEERERGVTIDLSFWRFETPKYYFTIIDAPGHRDFVKNMITGASQADAAILVVSAKKGEYEAGMGASGQTREHAFLAKTLGIDQLVVAINKMDDPTVNYSKERYEEVKSGVGKFLRMIGYDINKIDFIPISGWYGDNLVTRSDKTPWYNGPTLVEALDKLTEPPRPIDKPLRIPIQDVYTISGVGTVPVGRVETGVLKVGDTVLFLPEKKTGEVRSIEMHHQPLQKAIPGDNIGFNVRGVSKEDIRRGYVCCHPTNPVKVAKAFTGRIFVLYHPTAIAAGYTPVLHIHTATVAVRFDQLLKKIDPRSGATIEENPSFLKQGDAAIVRFVPLKPVCMEKYADIPQLGRFAIRDMGRTIAAGVVMDIEEEK from the coding sequence ATGTCCGAAAAGCCACATCTAAACATTGTGGTAATAGGTCATGTAGACCACGGTAAAAGCACAACAATGGGACACCTACTATACCTAACAGGAAACATCGATCAACGTACAATGAAGGCCATAGAAGAAGAATCTGAAAAGATGGGTAAGGGATCCTTCAAATTCGCATGGGTCATGGATAAATTAAAGGAAGAGAGGGAGAGGGGAGTAACCATAGACTTATCCTTCTGGAGATTTGAAACACCAAAATACTACTTCACAATAATCGATGCCCCAGGACACAGAGACTTCGTAAAAAACATGATAACAGGTGCCTCACAAGCAGATGCAGCTATACTAGTAGTATCGGCTAAGAAGGGAGAGTATGAAGCAGGCATGGGTGCATCAGGACAAACAAGAGAACACGCATTCCTAGCAAAAACGCTAGGCATAGACCAGCTCGTTGTAGCAATAAACAAAATGGATGACCCAACAGTAAACTACAGCAAAGAAAGATACGAAGAAGTTAAGAGTGGAGTAGGTAAATTCCTAAGAATGATAGGATACGATATAAACAAAATAGACTTCATACCAATATCCGGATGGTACGGAGACAACCTAGTAACAAGAAGCGACAAAACGCCCTGGTATAATGGCCCAACACTAGTAGAAGCATTAGACAAACTCACAGAGCCTCCAAGACCAATAGACAAACCACTCAGAATACCAATACAAGATGTATATACAATTTCAGGCGTTGGAACAGTGCCAGTAGGTCGTGTTGAAACTGGAGTATTAAAGGTTGGCGATACAGTATTATTCCTACCAGAAAAGAAGACAGGTGAAGTTAGAAGTATAGAAATGCACCATCAACCACTACAAAAAGCAATACCAGGAGACAACATTGGATTCAACGTTAGGGGCGTATCGAAGGAAGATATAAGAAGGGGGTATGTATGCTGCCATCCCACAAACCCAGTTAAAGTCGCTAAAGCATTCACTGGAAGAATATTCGTGTTATACCATCCAACAGCCATAGCTGCAGGATACACACCAGTCCTACATATACACACGGCAACCGTGGCTGTGAGATTCGATCAACTACTAAAGAAGATAGATCCAAGATCTGGTGCAACAATAGAGGAAAATCCATCATTCTTAAAGCAAGGTGATGCAGCAATCGTTAGATTTGTGCCACTAAAACCAGTATGTATGGAAAAATATGCAGATATCCCACAGCTAGGCAGATTCGCCATAAGAGATATGGGAAGAACAATAGCCGCAGGAGTAGTAATGGATATAGAAGAGGAAAAGTAA
- the rpsJ gene encoding 30S ribosomal protein S10 encodes MVRKARIKLSSNNHQKLMEVCEEIKRIAKTTGVRVAGPIPLPTKRLLIPVMRTPCGDGTKTWDKYEMRIHKRIIDIDADERTMRQIMRIRVPPEVKIEIELT; translated from the coding sequence TTGGTTAGAAAAGCGAGGATAAAGCTTTCCAGCAACAATCACCAAAAACTGATGGAAGTATGTGAGGAAATAAAGAGGATTGCAAAAACAACAGGCGTAAGAGTTGCTGGACCAATACCATTACCAACCAAGAGACTCTTAATACCAGTGATGAGAACACCCTGCGGAGATGGAACGAAGACCTGGGACAAATACGAAATGAGAATACATAAAAGGATAATAGATATAGACGCTGATGAAAGAACAATGCGCCAAATAATGAGGATAAGAGTTCCACCAGAAGTCAAAATAGAAATTGAATTGACATAG
- a CDS encoding DNA cytosine methyltransferase — protein sequence MYKVIDLFCGCGGFARGFMEEGFEILLGIDIDENSLATYSSNVKGAITWGMDLREVHSQDITKIIGSSPDVIIGSPPCEPFTPVNHKRMKNELDRLYVDDMGRLTLHFIRIVGDLKPKIFVMENVPQIVEGELKWALKWEFSRVGYKRVYFNILRAEDSQTPSIRRRIFISNIPIKIKRKSNMVNVEEALRGLPDPEGIIGYPNHEITPLTEKKIKKIAKLRWGDALILFKGADGKIYRNMIRLHPKRLAPTVMGGSRFIHPYENRLLTVREQARLMGFPDTHIFYGSKEEQYNQIGEAVPPTLSKAIAKQIKRVLDEGW from the coding sequence ATGTATAAAGTTATTGACTTATTCTGTGGTTGCGGGGGATTTGCAAGAGGATTCATGGAGGAAGGATTTGAGATATTATTAGGTATAGATATAGATGAGAATTCACTAGCTACATATTCCAGTAATGTAAAGGGAGCAATTACATGGGGGATGGATTTAAGAGAAGTACACTCACAAGACATAACAAAAATCATAGGCTCAAGCCCAGATGTAATCATAGGAAGCCCTCCATGCGAACCATTCACACCAGTTAACCATAAAAGAATGAAAAATGAGCTTGACAGATTATACGTAGATGACATGGGAAGACTAACATTACACTTCATACGTATAGTTGGAGATTTAAAACCTAAAATTTTTGTAATGGAAAACGTCCCACAAATAGTTGAAGGAGAATTGAAATGGGCATTGAAATGGGAATTCAGTAGAGTTGGATATAAGAGGGTATACTTCAATATACTCAGAGCAGAAGATTCGCAAACACCGTCAATTAGAAGAAGAATTTTCATATCAAACATCCCAATTAAAATTAAACGTAAAAGTAATATGGTTAATGTGGAAGAAGCTCTGAGGGGGCTACCAGACCCGGAGGGAATAATAGGCTACCCAAATCATGAAATAACACCATTAACTGAAAAGAAGATTAAAAAGATCGCTAAGCTAAGGTGGGGGGATGCTTTAATATTATTTAAGGGAGCTGATGGAAAAATATATAGGAATATGATTAGACTACATCCAAAACGGCTTGCACCAACAGTTATGGGGGGGTCAAGATTTATACACCCATACGAAAATAGATTATTAACCGTTAGAGAGCAGGCGAGACTCATGGGATTCCCAGATACCCACATATTCTACGGTTCAAAGGAAGAACAATACAATCAAATTGGAGAAGCAGTCCCCCCAACATTATCTAAGGCTATTGCAAAACAAATTAAAAGAGTACTTGATGAGGGATGGTAA
- a CDS encoding RecB-family nuclease yields MKNLIMTIHNISSQQRLIELAKVFYGLGYTNLVISKATGTAAQIGIPEVQKISIKTGGRLIITADLEDAIELIKPSTIILLTQKAYGKTAYKPEDIAEKLSGGLTVMMVIGGLEPGLTSRDLSLGEPTYIKGIEGDLGSVGLATIALYELKKHLEDHRTC; encoded by the coding sequence ATGAAGAACCTGATAATGACGATACATAACATAAGTTCACAACAAAGGTTAATTGAACTAGCAAAAGTATTCTATGGATTAGGATATACGAATCTAGTAATATCTAAAGCTACCGGAACAGCAGCTCAAATTGGAATACCGGAAGTACAGAAGATATCAATAAAAACTGGAGGGAGACTCATAATAACTGCGGACTTAGAAGATGCAATAGAACTAATAAAACCAAGCACAATAATCCTATTAACACAAAAAGCGTATGGAAAAACTGCATATAAACCTGAAGATATTGCGGAGAAACTCAGTGGGGGATTAACTGTAATGATGGTGATCGGAGGATTAGAACCTGGATTAACATCAAGAGACCTATCTTTAGGCGAACCCACATATATTAAAGGCATAGAAGGAGACTTAGGATCAGTTGGACTGGCAACCATAGCCCTATATGAATTGAAGAAACATCTAGAAGATCATAGAACATGTTAA
- a CDS encoding CBS domain-containing protein, which translates to MSVKDYMSRVILSADKNLSVFEAAKLMVEKKIPYIIVLDGGKPVGIVTEEDLISKVLAADRDPKITKLSDIMTTPLLTIDPDATLSEAAAIMSEKRVRKLPVVRDGIIYGVLTTQDVANYLNDYLNRVFKDILKFRPSLVLH; encoded by the coding sequence ATGTCTGTTAAAGATTATATGTCTAGGGTTATTTTATCTGCTGACAAGAATTTGAGTGTTTTTGAGGCTGCAAAGCTTATGGTTGAGAAGAAGATTCCATACATCATTGTTTTGGATGGCGGTAAACCCGTTGGAATTGTTACTGAGGAGGATTTGATCAGTAAAGTTTTAGCTGCTGATAGAGACCCTAAAATCACTAAGCTATCTGATATTATGACAACTCCACTTTTAACTATTGATCCTGATGCTACTTTAAGTGAGGCTGCTGCTATTATGAGTGAGAAGAGGGTTCGTAAACTTCCGGTTGTTAGGGATGGGATTATCTATGGGGTTCTCACAACACAGGATGTCGCGAATTATCTTAATGATTATTTGAATAGGGTTTTTAAGGATATTTTAAAGTTTAGGCCATCCCTAGTATTGCATTAA
- a CDS encoding FAD-binding oxidoreductase has translation MSGVSELCLSKLRSIFGDRVIIDEEILKQYEEDQSYIKGKPSLAVIPETSEEVEKLVEVAKEFRIPLIPRGSGTSLSGGSVPIFGGIIVDFKRMNRILSFDLNNLQVLVEPGVIYDNLNDFLSKYNLFLPPNPATGDQCTIGGMLAENSAGPRSYKYGTIKNWVLGLEFITSSVGKVWIGSRTKKWVSAYNLVSLIVGSEGTLGIITKALLRVAPKPQYRIGISISSNNLENAGEIIVALTKLNIDISAIELMDDITIAAINKVYNAGLPESDAIILLEVEAFSSNDMDNKLEALASYLKNLGIPDENIHVYYNADEMWSKRKLAGESLEKVYGGRLDEDVIVPVSLLPKTIMEIKSLSSKFNVNIAVFGHAGDGHLHPSILVPKEKSLTPEIEKIKGNIFKIAVKNNGALSGEHGIGIAKKQYLPLEIDANTLKLLSMIKQTLDPYNIMNPGKKI, from the coding sequence ATGAGTGGTGTTAGTGAATTGTGTTTATCTAAGTTGAGGAGCATATTTGGGGATAGGGTCATTATTGATGAGGAAATCTTAAAACAATATGAGGAGGATCAATCATACATTAAAGGTAAACCATCCCTTGCGGTAATACCTGAAACCTCTGAAGAGGTGGAAAAACTGGTTGAGGTGGCTAAGGAATTTAGAATTCCATTGATTCCTAGAGGTAGTGGGACTTCACTTAGTGGTGGTAGCGTCCCGATATTTGGTGGAATAATTGTGGATTTTAAACGGATGAATAGGATTTTGAGTTTCGATTTAAATAATCTGCAAGTTTTGGTGGAACCTGGAGTTATATATGACAATTTAAATGACTTTCTATCTAAATATAATCTATTCTTGCCTCCAAATCCTGCAACTGGAGATCAATGTACTATAGGTGGGATGCTTGCTGAAAATTCTGCTGGTCCTCGCAGTTACAAATATGGCACCATCAAAAATTGGGTTTTAGGGTTGGAATTTATAACTTCCTCTGTTGGTAAGGTGTGGATTGGTTCAAGGACAAAGAAGTGGGTGTCCGCATACAATTTAGTGTCACTCATTGTTGGTAGTGAGGGGACTCTTGGGATAATAACTAAAGCATTGTTGAGGGTTGCCCCTAAACCGCAATATAGAATTGGCATATCCATATCCAGCAATAATTTGGAAAATGCAGGCGAAATTATAGTTGCGTTGACAAAACTAAACATAGACATTTCTGCAATAGAGTTAATGGATGATATAACCATAGCTGCCATAAACAAAGTGTATAATGCAGGTCTCCCAGAATCAGATGCAATAATACTACTGGAAGTCGAGGCTTTCTCAAGTAACGATATGGATAATAAGCTTGAAGCTCTGGCATCCTATTTAAAAAACCTTGGAATACCTGATGAAAATATTCATGTATACTATAATGCTGATGAAATGTGGAGCAAAAGGAAGCTTGCTGGAGAATCCCTTGAAAAAGTTTACGGTGGTAGACTAGATGAAGATGTTATAGTGCCAGTCTCTCTACTCCCGAAAACAATTATGGAAATAAAATCATTAAGCAGTAAATTCAATGTGAATATCGCTGTTTTTGGACATGCTGGCGATGGACATTTACATCCAAGCATACTAGTTCCAAAGGAGAAATCTCTAACTCCTGAAATAGAGAAAATTAAGGGAAACATATTCAAGATAGCAGTAAAAAATAATGGTGCTTTAAGTGGAGAACATGGTATTGGCATAGCTAAAAAACAGTATCTACCTCTTGAAATAGATGCAAACACATTAAAATTACTATCAATGATAAAGCAGACTCTAGACCCATACAACATTATGAATCCAGGCAAGAAAATATAG
- the map gene encoding type II methionyl aminopeptidase, with translation MYDEEYIEKTLKAGEIVNRVLRDLPRMVKPGVKVFDLCEKIENLIIEGGGRPAFPCNISINNIAAHYTAFPEDQSIIPDNAVVKVDIGAHFDGYIVDAATTISFNSRYEDMVEANRIALKNALKVIKPGVKVSTVSKEIERTLSGFGYKPISNLTGHMLKRYILHGGKNVPNVYGEYPWIIEEGEIYAIEPFATDGIGSVTEMQQAYIYSLAKVHSGRTKLEKELLKYIYDNFKTLPFCERWLKNFNAKQENIREIIYRLVENGALNIYPVLREVKNGIVTQFETTVIVSKDGPIITTEI, from the coding sequence ATGTATGATGAGGAGTATATTGAAAAGACGTTGAAGGCTGGTGAAATTGTAAATAGGGTTTTAAGGGATTTACCAAGAATGGTTAAGCCGGGGGTAAAGGTTTTTGATTTATGTGAGAAGATAGAAAATCTAATAATCGAGGGAGGAGGGAGGCCAGCTTTCCCATGCAACATATCCATAAACAACATAGCAGCCCATTATACAGCGTTCCCAGAAGATCAATCAATAATTCCAGATAATGCGGTGGTTAAGGTTGATATAGGTGCCCATTTTGATGGTTACATAGTGGATGCAGCAACCACTATATCATTTAATAGTAGATATGAAGATATGGTTGAGGCGAATAGGATAGCTTTGAAGAATGCATTGAAAGTAATTAAGCCAGGGGTAAAGGTGAGCACAGTGTCAAAGGAAATTGAAAGGACACTTAGTGGATTCGGATATAAGCCAATAAGCAACTTAACGGGACACATGCTTAAACGATACATATTGCACGGTGGGAAAAATGTACCTAACGTCTATGGAGAATACCCATGGATTATAGAAGAGGGAGAGATATATGCCATTGAACCATTCGCTACTGATGGTATAGGTAGCGTTACTGAAATGCAACAAGCGTACATATACTCTTTAGCAAAAGTACACTCTGGAAGAACAAAACTTGAAAAAGAATTATTAAAGTACATTTATGACAACTTTAAAACACTTCCATTCTGCGAAAGATGGTTGAAGAATTTTAATGCAAAGCAGGAAAATATAAGGGAAATAATTTATAGATTAGTTGAAAATGGAGCATTAAACATTTATCCAGTTTTAAGAGAAGTTAAGAATGGTATAGTAACTCAATTTGAAACAACAGTGATAGTTTCAAAAGATGGACCAATAATAACTACGGAAATTTGA